Proteins encoded by one window of Cannabis sativa cultivar Pink pepper isolate KNU-18-1 chromosome 4, ASM2916894v1, whole genome shotgun sequence:
- the LOC115714292 gene encoding receptor-like protein kinase → MEFGLSSFLLYMLLCYSFSMHKVFALSSDGVALLSLLEKWDSAPSSLISSWNHSDSTPCSWLGIECDNTHHVKTLSLSSYGISGHIGPEIGQLRSLKTLELSSNYLYGSIPQELGYCTLLENLLLAHNKLNGVIPISLKHLQNLRVLDLYNNSLNGNIPKSLFQIPTIEEVYLGLNNLSGSIPSNVGIMTNLVVLFLENNKLFGAIPSSIGNLSKLQIVYLQNNQLTGFLPESFSKLSSLTDLNVANNLLEGRIPWGLSNCKNLSYVDLSLNSLSSEIPPSLGNCTSLTQFSVVHNNLVGNIPSSFGKLVKLEELYLAENQLSGKIPSELGNCKSLKMIQLYQNQLVGEIPNELGFLTELQDLELFENRLSGEIPVSVWKIQSLQQILVYNNSLSGELPLEMSELRKLQNVSLYNNQFFGSLPQNLGVNSKLLQLDFTSNNFSGEIPPNLCYGKKLKKLLLGFNQLEGNIPSQLGRCSTLERLILKHNKLTRVLPEFVENSRLSYMDISANKLGGEIPPSLGNCSNITLVNLSWNKLTGFIPSELGKLAHLQSLILSHNNLVGSLPSQLSNCTQIGVFDVGFNSLNGLIPSSLTSLTCLTTLILSENRFTGGVPSFLFEFEKLSVLELGGNLLGGEIPTSIGEFENPFYLLNLSNNGLIGKIPSEMGKIKLEKLDISHNNLIGSLATLGNITTLLEINISYNDFNGVVPKTLLKLLYSSTLVQGNPSLYLPCSKDNMLKPCDYAPSKRNVSRRLRFAMIILGTLVLVIFGLVCVIFFSRRSKREMSFSLEEGPSSLLEKVVEATENFSDRYVIGEGSHGIVYKATLSPNEVFAVKKLVNVGNKQGRIGMIREIETLGKIKHRNLVKLKDFWLRKDYGLILYNYMENGSLHDVLHEMNPLPILEWSIRYNIALGIAHGLAYLHFDCDPTIVHRDIKPKNILLDFEMEPHIADFGIAKLLDESSSMSSSAIVGTTGFIAPENAFATTRSTEADVYSYGVVLLELITRKQAVDTSFMEETDIVSWVRLLWSKGAEINEIVDLSLERELSNLTVKEQIIEVLQVALRCTVDDPKKRPTMRDVVKQLLDVNPRLNSQLNKLIQ, encoded by the exons ATGGAGTTTGGTTTGTCTAGTTTCTTGTTGTATATGTTATTATGCTATTCTTTTTCTATGCACAAAGTTTTTGCTTTGAGCTCTGATGGAGTGGCTCTCCTTTCACTCCTCGAAAAATGGGATTCCGCTCCCTCTTCCTTGATTTCGAGCTGGAATCATTCTGATTCCACTCCTTGTTCATGGCTAGGAATTGAATGTGACAATACTCACCATGTCAAAACCTTAAGCCTCTCTAGCTATGGAATTTCAGGCCATATTGGACCTGAAATAGGCCAATTAAGAAGTTTGAAGACTCTTGAATTGAGTTCAAACTACTTATATGGCTCAATCCCACAAGAATTGGGATATTGTACTCTTCTAGAGAATTTACTCTTAGCTCATAACAAACTCAATGGAGTGATACCAATTAGcctaaaacacttacaaaaccTAAGAGTCCTTGACTTGTATAACAATTCTCTAAATGGGAATATACCTAAATCTTTGTTCCAAATTCCAACCATAGAAGAAGTGTATTTAGGCCTTAACAACTTAAGTGGTTCAATCCCTTCAAATGTTGGGATCATGACAAATCTTGTAGTGTTGTTCTTAGAAAACAATAAGCTATTCGGGGCGATTCCTTCGAGTATAGGAAACTTGAGTAAATTGCAAATAGTTTATCTTCAAAACAACCAATTGACAGGATTTTTACCTGAGAGCTTTAGCAAACTTAGTAGCCTTACTGATTTGAATGTTGCCAATAATCTTCTTGAGGGTAGAATTCCTTGGGGATTAAGTAACTGCAAGAATTTGAGTTATGTTGACTTGTCATTGAATAGTTTAAGTAGTGAGATTCCTCCAAGTTTGGGAAATTGCACTAGTTTGACACAATTTTCAGTTGTTCATAATAATCTAGTTGGGAATATTCCATCTTCATTTGGGAAATTAGTTAAGTTAGAAGAGCTTTACTTAGCTGAGAATCAATTAAGTGGGAAAATACCATCTGAGCTTGGAAATTGTAAGTCATTGAAAATGATTCAATTGTATCAAAACCAACTTGTTGGGGAAATTCCCAATGAGTTGGGGTTCTTAACCGAGTTACAAGACCTCGAATTGTTTGAAAATCGTTTGAGCGGGGAAATACCGGTTAGTGTATGGAAGATTCAGAGTCTTCAGCAAATACTTGTGTATAACAATAGTCTTAGTGGTGAGTTACCTTTGGAGATGAGTGAGTTAAGGAAACTACAAAATGTTTCATTGTATAACAACCAATTCTTTGGTAGTTTGCCTCAAAATTTGGGAGTGAACAGCAAGTTGTTGCAATTAGACTTTACTAGTAACAACTTCAGTGGTGAAATCCCTCCAAATCTTTGCTATGGAAAGAAATTGAAGAagcttttgttgggttttaacCAACTTGAAGGTAACataccttcacaattgggaagATGTTCAACTTTAGAGAGATTGATTCTCAAACACAACAAGCTCACTAGGGTTCTTCCCGAGTTTGTAGAAAACTCGAGGCTTTCATACATGGACATCAGCGCGAACAAGCTTGGTGGAGAAATTCCACCAAGCTTGGGAAATTGTTCCAACATAACATTGGTTAACTTGTCATGGAACAAGTTAACAGGATTCATTCCCTCAGAGCTTGGTAAACTCGCGCATCTTCAAAGTTTGATTCTTTCTCACAACAACTTAGTTGGTTCTTTGCCATCTCAACTATCAAATTGCACCCAAATAGGTGTGTTTGATGTTGGTTTCAATTCCTTGAACGGTTTAATTCCCTCGAGTTTAACAAGCTTGACATGTTTAACCACTTTAATCTTGAGTGAAAACCGCTTCACCGGGGGTGTTCCAAGCTTCTTGTTCGAGTTTGAAAAGCTCTCAGTGTTGGAACTTGGTGGCAATCTTCTTGGTGGAGAGATTCCAACATCAATTGGAGAATTTGAGAATCCATTTTATTTGCTAAACCTCAGCAATAATGGATTGATTGGGAAGATTCCATCAGAAATGGGAAAAATCAAGCTAGAAAAGTTGGATATTTCTCACAACAACTTGATAGGAAGCTTAGCGACTCTTGGTAACATAACAACATTGTTGGAGATCAATATCTCATACAATGATTTCAATGGTGTTGTACCAAAAacactattgaaattgttgtaCTCATCCACATTGGTTCAGGGTAATCCTAGCCTCTACTTACCATGTAGTAAAGACAACATGTTAAAGCCTTGTGATTATGCACCAAGCAAAAGAAATGTCTCAAGAAGATTGAGATTTGCTATGATCATACTTGGAACACTTGTTCTTGTTATTTTCGGGTTGGTTTGTGTGATTTTCTTTTCTAGAAGATCGAAACGGGAAATGAGCTTCTCTTTAGAGGAAGGGCCATCTTCCTTGCTCGAAAAAGTGGTGGAAGCAACAGAGAATTTTAGTGACCGGTATGTCATAGGGGAAGGATCTCATGGAATTGTTTACAAAGCCACATTAAGTCCTAATGAAGTTTTTGCTGTAAAGAAACTTGTGAATGTGGGGAACAAACAAGGGCGAATCGGTATGATTAGAGAAATCGAAACACTTGGGAAGATCAAGCATCGAAATTTGGTTAAGTTGAAAGATTTTTGGTTGAGAAAAGACTATGGTTTAATCTTGTACAATTACATGGAAAATGGTAGCCTTCATGATGTTCTACATGAAATGAATCCACTACCAATTCTAGAGTGGAGTATTCGATATAACATAGCACTTGGAATTGCACATGGATTGGCCTATCTCCATTTTGATTGTGATCCTACAATAGTTCATAGAGACATCAAACCGAAGAACATACTCTTggattttgagatggaacctcataTCGCTGATTTCGGTATTGCCAAACTTCTAGATGAGTCTTCTTCAATGTCATCTAGTGCAATAGTTGGTACCACCGGATTCATTGCACCAG aaaatgCATTTGCAACAACTAGGAGCACAGAAGCAGATGTGTACAGTTATGGAGTAGTTTTGCTCGAGTTGATAACTAGAAAACAAGCTGTGGATACTTCATTTATGGAGGAAACTGATATTGTGAGTTGGGTTAGGTTGTTATGGAGCAAAGGAGCTGAAATCAATGAGATAGTTGATTTAAGTCTTGAAAGAGAACTGTCTAATTTGACTGTTAAAGAACAAATTATTGAAGTTCTTCAAGTGGCCTTGAGATGTACTGTGGATGATCCAAAGAAAAGACCAACAATGAGAGATGTTGTTAAGCAATTATTAGATGTTAATCCTCGTCTTAATTCACAACTTAACAAGCTAATTCAATAG
- the LOC115714291 gene encoding receptor-like protein kinase codes for MEFGVLSFLLLLFLTFSFSTHNVFCSLNSDGVTLLSLMKEWDYVPSSLNSTWNDSHSTPCSWVGVQCDNTRTYVKSLNFSNFGISGKIGPQIGNLSHLQTIDFNLNSFSGSIPQELGNIPFLETLTLESNLLTGEIPKNLNKLRNLRYLSFFDNSLFGEIPESLFEIPSLEEVYLMHNNLNGSIPSNVGNLTNLVKLYLHSNKLSGSIPSSIGNCFMLKELTLNDNQLFGVLPDSLGNLKRLEYLHVGMNGLVGRIPSSLGNCKSLSFLDISWNSFNGNLPSSLGNCTELNVIAATHSNIVGTIPSSLGKLHKLNNLLLSENHFSGNIPPELGNLRVLTLLELYTNQLEGEIPNELGLLTGLQYLGLFDNRLTGEIPLSVWKIPTLQHVLVYNNSLSGELPLEITHLKQLQNLTLFDNKFSGTIPRELGINSSLVLLDVTNNDFSGEMPSNLCYGKKLRVLNMGGNRFHGSIPSQVGSCSSLERLILGKNNFTGVLPEFAMNSKLLFLDIRMNRLSGAIPASLGNCHNISSINLSMNMLSGFIPIELGKLTLLQSLSLSHNNLVGSLPSQLSACTQLSVFDVGFNSLNGFIPSSFKSWTGLFTLTLSENRFTGGIPKFLSEFKKLSVLELGGNRLGGEIPSVLGAFENPFYSLNLSNNGLTGELPSEIGKMRLENFDISHNNLTGSLTALQNMVSLLKLDISYNDFTGEVPQNLMKLLQSSPTSFAGNSGLCARCLESNISTCNRNNILQLCESQSSKRNSLSIVEIAMISLGSVVGFVMLGLSCLFFLCKRRSKQQTTRISSPGPSSLLTRVMEATENLSDKYIIGRGAHGTVYKASMSSDEVFAAKKLLNVGYKEGSVGMVRETETLGKIRHRNLVKIEDFWLRKDYGLILYRYMENGSLYDVLHENKPPVALNWSVRYNIAVGTAHGLAYLHFDCDPVIVHRDIKPSNILLDADMEPHIADFGIAKLLDKPSNLATASISIAGTIGYIAPENAYTRSKSMESDVYSYGVVLLEILTRKQALDPCFREETDIVGWVRELWSKGGKEMVNEIIDPSLEKEVFDNDLGIKEQVIEVLMVALRCTEYDPNKRPSMRDVVKQLLDVNSRRTQSLKI; via the exons ATGGAGTTTGGGGTTTTGAGTTTCTTGCTATTGTTGTTCTtaaccttttctttttcaactCACAATGTTTTTTGCTCACTAAACTCTGATGGGGTCACTTTACTTTCACTCATGAAGGAATGGGATTATGTTCCTTCTTCATTAAATTCAACATGGAATGATTCTCATTCCACTCCTTGTTCATGGGTTGGTGTTCAATGTGATAATACAAGAACTTATGTTAAATCCTTAAATTTCTCTAATTTTGGCATTTCTGGCAAAATTGGACCTCAAATTGGGAACTTGAGCCATTTACAAACTATTGATTTTAACTTAAATAGCTTCTCTGGTTCAATCCCCCAAGAATTGGGTAACATTCCTTTTCTTGAAACCCTAACTCTTGAGTCCAACTTACTCACTGGTGAAATACCCAAAAACCTAAACAAGCTGAGAAATTTAAGGTATCTTAGCTTTTTTGATAATTCTCTGTTTGGTGAAATACCTGAATCATTGTTTGAGATACCAAGTTTGGAAGAAGTGTATTTAATGCATAATAATTTGAATGGTTCGATTCCTTCAAATGTTGGGAATTTGACTAATCTTGTTAAGCTTTATTTGCATAGTAACAAGTTATCTGGTTCAATCCCATCTTCAATTGGGAACTGTTTTATGTTAAAGGAGCTTACTTTAAATGATAATCAGTTATTTGGGGTTTTACCAGATAGTTTGGGAAACCTAAAAAGACTTGAATATTTACATGTTGGGATGAATGGTCTTGTGGGTAGAATTCCTTCTAGTTTGGGTAATTGTAAGAGTTTGTCTTTTTTAGACATTTCATGGAATAGTTTTAATGGAAATCTTCCTTCAAGTTTGGGAAATTGTACTGAGTTAAATGTCATTGCTGCTACTCATAGTAATATAGTGGGAACTATTCCTTCTTCATTAGGGAAACTTCATAAGCTTAATAATCTCTTGCTTTCCGAAAACCATTTTTCGGGGAATATACCACCCGAGCTTGGGAACCTTAGAGTGTTGACACTGTTAGAGTTGTACACAAACCAACTCGAGGGTGAAATTCCCAACGAGTTAGGGTTGCTAACAGGGTTGCAGTATCTCGGTTTGTTTGACAATAGATTAACCGGCGAAATCCCACTTAGTGTATGGAAGATTCCTACACTTCAACATGTCCTTGTTTATAATAACAGTCTTTCTGGGGAGTTGCCTTTGGAGATTACTCATCTGAAGCAACTCCAAAACTTGACATTATTCGACAACAAATTCTCGGGAACCATTCCTAGAGAGTTGGGGATAAACAGCAGCTTAGTGTTATTAGATGTTACTAATAATGATTTCAGTGGTGAAATGCCCTCAAATCTTTGCTATGGGAAGAAATTGAGGGTGTTGAATATGGGTGGTAATCGATTTCATGGTAGCATACCGTCTCAAGTGGGAAGTTGTTCGAGTCTCGAGAGACTGATTCTCGGGAAGAATAACTTCACTGGGGTTCTTCCCGAGTTTGCAATGAATTCAAAGCTTTTGTTCTTGGATATCAGAATGAACAGATTATCAGGAGCTATTCCAGCAAGCTTGGGAAACTGTCACAACATCAGTTCCATTAATCTTTCGATGAACATGTTAAGTGGGTTCATTCCAATAGAGCTTGGAAAGTTGACACTCCTTCAAAGCTTGAGTCTTTCACACAACAATTTGGTGGGGTCTTTGCCATCTCAGCTTTCGGCTTGTACTCAGTTGAGTGTGTTCGATGTTGGATTCAATTCGTTGAACGGTTTCATTCCATCGAGTTTTAAGAGCTGGACAGGGCTATTCACTTTGACATTAAGTGAAAATCGTTTCACTGGCGGTATTCCAAAGTTCTTGTCTGAATTTAAAAAGCTTTCAGTACTAGAACTCGGTGGAAATCGTCTCGGGGGAGAGATTCCTTCTGTTCTTGGAGCATTCGAAAATCCATTTTACTCGTTGAACCTCAGCAATAACGGTTTGACAGGAGAACTTCCATCAGAAATAGGAAAAATGAGGCTTGAAAATTTCGATATATCTCATAACAACTTGACAGGAAGTTTAACAGCTCTTCAAAACATGGTTTCATTGCTCAAACTCGATATCTCATACAACGATTTCACCGGTGAAGTCCCACAAAATTTGATGAAGCTGCTGCAATCCTCTCCAACTTCATTTGCAGGCAATTCAGGTCTTTGTGCTCGTTGTCTCGAATCAAACATCTCAACTTGCAACCGAAACAACATTTTACAGCTTTGTGAGTCTCAATCAAGCAAAAGAAATAGCTTAAGCATTGTAGAAATAGCAATGATTTCGCTTGGCTCGGTTGTTGGTTTTGTTATGTTAGGATTGTCTTGCTTGTTTTTCTTATGCAAAAGGCGATCGAAGCAGCAAACAACAAGGATCTCTTCACCAGGACCATCTTCATTACTAACCCGAGTAATGGAAGCCACAGAAAATCTAAGTGACAAGTACATAATAGGCAGAGGAGCACATGGAACTGTTTACAAAGCTTCAATGAGTTCAGATGAAGTTTTCGCTGCAAAGAAGCTTCTCAATGTTGGTTACAAAGAAGGAAGTGTTGGTATGGTTAGAGAAACCGAAACACTAGGGAAAATCAGACACCGAAATCTTGTTAAAATCGAAGATTTCTGGTTAAGAAAAGACTATGGCTTGATACTCTATCGGTACATGGAAAATGGTAGCCTTTATGATGTTTTACACGAAAACAAGCCACCGGTCGCTCTAAACTGGAGCGTTCGTTATAACATAGCGGTTGGAACTGCACATGGATTGGCTTATCTTCATTTCGACTGTGATCCTGTCATTGTTCATCGCGATATCAAACCGAGCAACATACTTTTGGATGCTGATATGGAGCCACATATTGCTGATTTTGGTATTGCCAAGCTTTTGGATAAGCCTTCAAACTTAGCAACAGCTTCCATTTCAATTGCTGGTACCATTGGCTACATTGCACCAG AAAATGCATACACAAGGAGCAAGAGCATGGAATCAGATGTATACAGTTATGGGGTAGTTTTGCTCGAGATTTTAACCCGAAAACAGGCATTGGATCCATGTTTTCGAGAAGAAACCGACATTGTAGGTTGGGTTAGAGAGTTATGGAGCAAAGGTGGAAAAGAAATGGTGAATGAGATAATTGATCCAAGCCTTGAGAAGGAAGTTTTTGATAATGATTTGGGTATTAAAGAACAAGTGATTGAAGTTCTTATGGTGGCTTTGAGATGCACTGAATATGATCCTAACAAGAGACCTTCAATGAGAGATGTTGTCAAGCAACTCTTAGATGTCAATTCGCGCCGAACACAAAGCTTGAAAATTTAG
- the LOC115713924 gene encoding exocyst complex component EXO84B has protein sequence MASAKTARSRGTPVKENGAKLEEGLNFFKSDKFDAQNYVQSRCSLNEKEIKHLCSYLLDLKKASAEEMRKSVYANYTAFIRTSKEISDLEGELSSIRKLMSTQTALIHGLAEGVNIDSLTKTAPDGSFANSPSAFEDKEPSDLEKWLVEFPDLLDVLLAERRIDEALALLDEGERVVSEEKETKKLSPAMLSSLQTSIIEHRQKLADQLAEAACQPSTRGSELRAAISALKKLGDGPRAHTLLMNAHLQRYKYNMQSLRPSSTSYGGAYTAALSQLVFSAIAQAASDSIAIFGGEPAYTSELVMWATKQTEAFALLVKRHALASSAAAGGLRAAAECVQIALGHCSLLEARGLALCPVLLKLFRPSVEQALNANLKRIEESTAALAAADDWILTYPPVTTRQSGRLSSTGAGNTLAFQHKLTSSAHRFNLMVQDFFEDVGPLLSMQLGGQTLEGLFQVFNTYMSMLIKALPGSMEEEADYEGSGNKIVRMAESEAQQIALLANASLLADELLPRAAMKLSPLNQGNNYDDPRRRSSDRHNRHPEQREWKKRLAGSVDRLKDTFCRQHALDLIFTEDGESHLTADMYINMDGNVDEIDWFPSFIFQELFLKLNRMATLAADMFVGRERFATLLLMRLTETVILWLSDDQSFWDDIEDGPRPLGPLGLQQFYLDMKFVICFASQGRFLSRILNRVVGEIISKAMAAFVSTGMDPNNVLPEDEWFNEVCQDAIERLSGKPKGINGERELNSPTASVSAQSISSVRSHGSS, from the exons ATGGCTTCGGCGAAGACAGCTCGGTCTAGAGGTACTCCGGTGAAAGAGAACGGTGCTAAGTTGGAAGAAGGTCTTAATTTCTTCAAGTCTGATAAATTTGATGCCCAGAACTACGTTCAATCACGATGCTCTCTTAACGAGAAG GAAATAAAACATCTATGTTCATATCTTTTGGATTTGAAGAAAGCTTCTGCTGAGGAAATGCGTAAAAGTGTTTATGCTAATTATACAGCTTTCATTCG GACCTCTAAAGAGATTTCAGATTTAGAGGGGGAGCTTTCTTCTATCCGCAAACTGATGTCTACCCAAACTGCTTTAATTCATGGTTTAGCAGAAGGAGTTAACATTGATTCATTAACGAAAACTGCTCCTGATGGTTCATTTGCGAATTCTCCATCGGCTTTTGAAGATAAAGAACCTTCGGATCTAGAGAAATGGTTAGTAGAGTTCCCTGATCTCTTAGACGTTTTGCTAGCTGAGAGGAGAATAGATGAAGCCTTGGCTTTGCTTGATGAAGGAGAGCGTGTAGTTTCCGAAGAAAAAGAAACCAAGAAACTGAGTCCTGCTATGCTCTCGTCTCTTCAGACTTCTATAATAGAGCACAGGCAAAAGTTGGCTGATCAGCTTGCCGAAGCTGCTTGCCAGCCTTCTACACGTGGTAGTGAGCTTCGTGCTGCTATTTCAGCTCTTAAAAAGCTTGGGGACGGCCCTCGTGCTCATACATTGTTAATGAACGCACACCTCCaaagatataaatataatatgcaAAGCCTTCGTCCTTCGAGCACTTCTTATGGAGGAGCATATACTGCTGCCCTATCACAGCTAGTATTTTCCGCTATTGCTCAAGCTGCAAGTGACTCGATAGCCATTTTTGGCGGGGAACCGGCATATACTTCTGAACTTGTGATGTGGGCTACAAAGCAAACCGAAGCCTTTGCCCTTCTTGTTAAAAGACACGCGTTAGCTTCGTCAGCTGCTGCTGGGGGTTTAAGAGCTGCAGCGGAATGTGTTCAAATAGCATTAGGTCATTGTTCCTTGTTGGAGGCTCGTGGTTTGGCACTTTGTCCTGTGCTCTTGAAACTTTTTAGACCTAGTGTTGAACAGGCACTAAATGCCAATTTGAAAAGAATTGAAGAAAGCACTGCTGCCTTGGCAGCTGCTGATGATTGGATACTCACATACCCTCCGGTAACAACACGTCAGTCTGGCAGACTTTCAAGTACAGGTGCTGGTAATACGCTAGCATTTCAACATAAACTCACAAGTAGCGCTCACCGGTTCAATTTGATGGTTCAG GACTTTTTTGAGGACGTGGGACCGTTACTAAGTATGCAATTGGGAGGTCAAACATTGGAAGGTTTGTTTCAAGTGTTCAACACATACATGAGTATGCTCATAAAAGCCTTACCTGGTTCGATGGAGGAAGAAGCAGACTACGAGGGTTCTGGAAACAAAATTGTTAGAATGGCTGAGTCGGAGGCTCAACAAATTGCATTGCTTGCAAATGCTTCGTTATTAGCAGATGAATTACTTCCACGTGCAGCCATGAAGTTGTCTCCTTTGAATCAGGGTAATAATTATGATGATCCACGTAGAAGATCTTCAGATAGGCATAATCGTCATCCCGAGCAGAGAGAATGGAAGAAACGGCTTGCTGGCTCAGTCGATAGACTAAAAGATACTTTTTGTCGACAGCACGCTCTTGATCTCATATTTACGGAAGATGGTGAAAGCCATCTTACAGCAGATATGTACATAAACATGGATGGAAATGTAGATGAGATAGATTGGTTTCCATCGTTTATATTCCAG GAACTTTTCTTAAAGCTGAACAGAATGGCTACCTTAGCAGCGGATATGTTTGTAGGCAGAGAAAGATTTGCTACATTGCTATTAATGAGATTAACGGAAACGGTCATCTTGTGGCTCTCAGATGACCAAAGCTTTTGGGATGACATTGAGGATGGTCCAAGGCCCCTTGGTCCTCTTGGCCTGCAACAG TTCTATTTGGATATGAAGTTTGTTATCTGCTTTGCTTCACAAGGCCGATTTTTGTCTCGAATTCTGAATCGAGTTGTGGGTGAGATCATATCAAAAGCAATGGCAGCATTTGTCTCAACAGGGATGGATCCCAATAA TGTGCTACCGGAAGATGAGTGGTTCAACGAAGTATGCCAAGACGCAATAGAAAGACTGAGCGGAAAACCGAAAGGCATCAATGGAGAACGCGAACTGAACAGCCCTACAGCATCTGTATCAGCTCAATCGATCTCGTCTGTTAGATCTCATGGAAGTTCATGA